In a single window of the Oryctolagus cuniculus chromosome 2, mOryCun1.1, whole genome shotgun sequence genome:
- the TLR1 gene encoding toll-like receptor 1 isoform X1, whose product MTNTISSSFHLAIIDMLILVVRIQPSDGSEISINMSKTGLLHVPKDLPLQTTVLDISQNSISALQTADVQSLSNLRILIISHNRIRYLDFSVFKYNQELEYLDVSHNELWKISCHPSVNFKHLDLSFNAFDALPICKQFGNMSQLKFLGLSASQLQKSSVQPIAHLNISKVLLVLGDHYGEKEEPDVLRDFNTESLHIVFPSKKEFSFLLDVAASPAASLELSNINCVLHDNESSFFLNVLSKLRKNPRLSNFTLHNIETTWKSFLRILQLVWPSTIEYFSISNVNVQGPLDFIDFNYSNTSIKALSINQFSSSTLSLSQGNIYKILSNMNIQNFTVSGTRMIHMLCPLQISPFLHLDFSNNLLTDTIFQNCGTLTELKTFNLQRNQLKDLTNLIHMTTKMKSLQQLDASQNSLRNDENEVDCSWTGSLLNLNLSSNALTDSVFRCLPPKVKVLDLHNNRITAIPKDVTHLEALQELNVALNSLVDLPGCGPFSSLSLLIIEHNAVSHPSARFFQSCQKITSIKAGSNPFHCTCELREFIKSMGQLSSEVAEGWPDSYKCAYPEGYKGTLLKDFHVSQLSCNIALLMVTIGATVLVVAASVTCLCVYLDVPWYLRMVCQWTQARHRARNIPLVELQRNLQFHAFISYSGHDSAWVKSELVPNLEKEDIQICLHERDFVPGKSIVENIINCIEKSYKSIFVLSPNFVQSEWCHYELYFAHHNLFHEGSNNLILILLEPIPQYSIPNSYHKLKTLMARRTYLEWPKEKTKHGLFWANLRAVINVKLMEQTKDIDHTQD is encoded by the coding sequence ATGACCAACACTATTTCTAGCAGCTTCCATCTTGCCATCATTGACATGTTAATACTTGTGGTCAGAATCCAACCATCTGATGGGAGTGAGATTTCCATTAATATGTCCAAAACAGGCCTGCTCCATGTTCCCAAAGACCTGCCTCTGCAAACCACGGTCTTAGATATTTCGCAAAACTCCATATCTGCGCTTCAGACAGCAGATGTCCAATCACTCTCAAACCTGAGGATTTTGATAATTTCTCACAACAGAATCCGATATCTCGATTTCAGTGTGTTCAAATACAACCAGGAATTGGAATACTTGGATGTGTCCCACAATGAGCTGTGGAAGATTTCTTGCCACCCTAGTGTGAACTTCAAGCACTTAGACCTCTCGTTTAATGCGTTTGATGCTCTGCCCATATGCAAACAATTTGGCAACATGTCTCAGCTGAAATTCCTGGGGCTGAGTGCAAGCCAGTTACAAAAATCCAGCGTGCAGCCAATCGCTCATTTGAATATCAGTAAGGTTTTGTTGGTCTTAGGAGACCATTATGGGGAAAAAGAAGAGCCTGACGTGCTTCGAGACTTTAACACAGAGAGTTTGCATATTGTTTTCCCCTCCAAAAaggaattcagcttcctgttggaTGTGGCAGCCAGCCCTGCAGCAAGTCTGGAGTTGTCTAATATTAACTGCGTGCTACATGACAACGAAAGTTCTTTCTTCCTAAACGTTCTGTCAAAACTTCGAAAGAATCCAAGGTTATCAAATTTTACCTTACACAACATTGAAACGACTTGGAAGTCTTTCCTTAGGATCCTCCAGTTGGTTTGGCCCTCAACCATAGAGTATTTCTCAATTTCAAATGTGAATGTTCAGGGTCCACTTGACTTCATAGATTTTAATTATTCTAACACTTCCATAAAGGCCTTGTCTATAAACCAATTTTCCAGTAGTACGCTCAGTCTTTCCCAAGGTAACATCTACAAAATTTTGTCAAATATGAACATCCAAAATTTCACAGTGTCTGGGACACGTATGATCCATATGCTTTGTCCGCTCCAAATTAGCCCATTTTTGCATTTGGATTTTTCCAACAACCTCTTGACGGACACGATTTTTCAAAACTGTGGAACCTTAACTGAGTTAAAGACATTTAATCTGCAGAGGAATCAATTAAAGGACCTCACAAACTTAATTCATATGACCACGAAGATGAAGTCTCTACAACAGTTGGATGCTAGCCAAAATTCACTAAGAAATGATGAAAACGAGGTAGACTGTTCCTGGACTGGaagtttattaaatttaaatttgtctTCCAATGCACTTACGGACTCTGTTTTCAGATGTTTACCTCCCAAGGTCAAGGTGCTTGATCTCCACAATAACAGAATAACGGCCATTCCTAAAGATGTCACCCACCTGGAGGCTTTGCAAGAACTCAATGTTGCTCTCAACTCCCTCGTGGACCTCCCTGGGTGTGGCCCCTTCAGCAGCCTCTCTCTGCTGATCATTGAGCACAACGCAGTGTCCCACCCATCAGCTCGTTTCTTCCAGAGCTGCCAGAAGATTACGTCAATAAAAGCGGGAAGCAATCCATTCCACTGTACATGCGAGCTAAGAGAGTTCATCAAAAGTATGGGCCAGCTATCGAGTGAGGTGGCGGAGGGCTGGCCTGATTCCTATAAGTGTGCCTACCCAGAAGGCTACAAGGGAACCCTGCTCAAGGACTTTCATGTATCTCAGTTATCCTGCAACATAGCCCTGCTGATGGTCACCATTGGGGCCACCGTGCTGGTGGTGGCTGCTTCCGTGACCTGCCTCTGCGTCTACCTGGACGTGCCCTGGTATCTGAGGATGGTGTGTCAGTGGACCCAGGCCCGGCACAGGGCTCGGAACATCCCCCTAGTGGAACTCCAAAGAAATCTCCAGTTCCATGCTTTTATTTCATACAGTGGGCATGATTCTGCATGGGTGAAGAGTGAATTAGTACCCAACCTAGAAAAAGAAGATATCCAGATTTGTCTCCATGAGAGAGACTTTGTTCCTGGCAAGAGCATTGTGGAAAACATCATAAATTGTATTGAGAAGAGTTACAAGTCCATCTTTGTCTTGTCTCCCAACTTTGTCCAGAGTGAGTGGTGCCATTATGAGCTCTACTTTGCTCACCACAATCTCTTCCATGAAGGATCCAATAACTTAATCCTGATCTTGCTGGAGCCCATTCCACAGTACTCCATTCCGAACAGCTACCACAAGCTCAAAACCCTCATGGCACGGAGGACTTACTTGGAATGGCCGAAGGAGAAGACTAAACATGGACTTTTCTGGGCAAACCTAAGAGCAGTCATTAATGTTAAGTTGATGGAGCAAACAAAAGACATAGATCACACACAGGACTAA
- the TLR1 gene encoding toll-like receptor 1 precursor (The RefSeq protein has 25 substitutions compared to this genomic sequence), which translates to MTITISSSFQLAIIDMLILLVSIQPSDGSEISINMSKTGLLHVGKDLPLQTTVLDISQNSISALQTADVQSLSNLRILIISHNTIRYLDFSVFKYNQELEYLDVSHNELWKISCHPSVNFKHLDLSFNAFDALPICKQFGNMSQLKFLGLSASQLQKSSVQPIAHLNISKVLLVLGDHYRVKEEPDVLRDFNTESLHIVFPSKNEFSFLLDVAASPAASLELSNINCVLHENESSFFLNVLSKLRKNPRLSNFTLHNIETTSKSFLRILQLVWPSTIEYFSISNVNVQGPLDFIDFNYSNTCIKALSINQFCSSTLSLSQGSIYEILSNMNIQNFTVSRTRMIHMLCPLQISPFLHLDFSNNLLTDTTFQNCGTLTALKTFNLQRNQLKDLTNLIHMTTKMKSLQQLDASQNSLRNDENEVDCSWTGSLLNLNLSSNALTDSVFRCLPPKVKVLDLHNSRITAIPKDVTHLEALQELNVALNSLADLPGCGPFSSLSLLIIEHNAVSHPSARFFQSCQKITSIKAGSNPFHCTCELREFIKSMGQLSSEVAEGWPDSYKCAYPEGYNRTLLKDFHVSQLSCNIALLMVTIGATVLLVAASMTCLCVYLDVPWYLRMVCQWTQARHRARNIPLVELQRNLQFHAFISYSGHDSAWVKSELVPNLEKEDIQICLHERDFVPGKSIVENIINCIEKSYKSIFVLSPNFVQSEWCHYELYFAHHNLFHEGSNNLILILLEPIPHYSIPNSYHKLKTLMARRTYLEWPKEKTKHGLFWANLRAVINVKLMEQTKDIDHTQD; encoded by the coding sequence ATGACCAACACTATTTCTAGCAGCTTCCATCTTGCCATCATTGACATGTTAATACTTGTGGTCAGAATCCAACCATCTGATGGGAGTGAGATTTCCATTAATATGTCCAAAACAGGCCTGCTCCATGTTCCCAAAGACCTGCCTCTGCAAACCACGGTCTTAGATATTTCGCAAAACTCCATATCTGCGCTTCAGACAGCAGATGTCCAATCACTCTCAAACCTGAGGATTTTGATAATTTCTCACAACAGAATCCGATATCTCGATTTCAGTGTGTTCAAATACAACCAGGAATTGGAATACTTGGATGTGTCCCACAATGAGCTGTGGAAGATTTCTTGCCACCCTAGTGTGAACTTCAAGCACTTAGACCTCTCGTTTAATGCGTTTGATGCTCTGCCCATATGCAAACAATTTGGCAACATGTCTCAGCTGAAATTCCTGGGGCTGAGTGCAAGCCAGTTACAAAAATCCAGCGTGCAGCCAATCGCTCATTTGAATATCAGTAAGGTTTTGTTGGTCTTAGGAGACCATTATGGGGAAAAAGAAGAGCCTGACGTGCTTCGAGACTTTAACACAGAGAGTTTGCATATTGTTTTCCCCTCCAAAAaggaattcagcttcctgttggaTGTGGCAGCCAGCCCTGCAGCAAGTCTGGAGTTGTCTAATATTAACTGCGTGCTACATGACAACGAAAGTTCTTTCTTCCTAAACGTTCTGTCAAAACTTCGAAAGAATCCAAGGTTATCAAATTTTACCTTACACAACATTGAAACGACTTGGAAGTCTTTCCTTAGGATCCTCCAGTTGGTTTGGCCCTCAACCATAGAGTATTTCTCAATTTCAAATGTGAATGTTCAGGGTCCACTTGACTTCATAGATTTTAATTATTCTAACACTTCCATAAAGGCCTTGTCTATAAACCAATTTTCCAGTAGTACGCTCAGTCTTTCCCAAGGTAACATCTACAAAATTTTGTCAAATATGAACATCCAAAATTTCACAGTGTCTGGGACACGTATGATCCATATGCTTTGTCCGCTCCAAATTAGCCCATTTTTGCATTTGGATTTTTCCAACAACCTCTTGACGGACACGATTTTTCAAAACTGTGGAACCTTAACTGAGTTAAAGACATTTAATCTGCAGAGGAATCAATTAAAGGACCTCACAAACTTAATTCATATGACCACGAAGATGAAGTCTCTACAACAGTTGGATGCTAGCCAAAATTCACTAAGAAATGATGAAAACGAGGTAGACTGTTCCTGGACTGGaagtttattaaatttaaatttgtctTCCAATGCACTTACGGACTCTGTTTTCAGATGTTTACCTCCCAAGGTCAAGGTGCTTGATCTCCACAATAACAGAATAACGGCCATTCCTAAAGATGTCACCCACCTGGAGGCTTTGCAAGAACTCAATGTTGCTCTCAACTCCCTCGTGGACCTCCCTGGGTGTGGCCCCTTCAGCAGCCTCTCTCTGCTGATCATTGAGCACAACGCAGTGTCCCACCCATCAGCTCGTTTCTTCCAGAGCTGCCAGAAGATTACGTCAATAAAAGCGGGAAGCAATCCATTCCACTGTACATGCGAGCTAAGAGAGTTCATCAAAAGTATGGGCCAGCTATCGAGTGAGGTGGCGGAGGGCTGGCCTGATTCCTATAAGTGTGCCTACCCAGAAGGCTACAAGGGAACCCTGCTCAAGGACTTTCATGTATCTCAGTTATCCTGCAACATAGCCCTGCTGATGGTCACCATTGGGGCCACCGTGCTGGTGGTGGCTGCTTCCGTGACCTGCCTCTGCGTCTACCTGGACGTGCCCTGGTATCTGAGGATGGTGTGTCAGTGGACCCAGGCCCGGCACAGGGCTCGGAACATCCCCCTAGTGGAACTCCAAAGAAATCTCCAGTTCCATGCTTTTATTTCATACAGTGGGCATGATTCTGCATGGGTGAAGAGTGAATTAGTACCCAACCTAGAAAAAGAAGATATCCAGATTTGTCTCCATGAGAGAGACTTTGTTCCTGGCAAGAGCATTGTGGAAAACATCATAAATTGTATTGAGAAGAGTTACAAGTCCATCTTTGTCTTGTCTCCCAACTTTGTCCAGAGTGAGTGGTGCCATTATGAGCTCTACTTTGCTCACCACAATCTCTTCCATGAAGGATCCAATAACTTAATCCTGATCTTGCTGGAGCCCATTCCACAGTACTCCATTCCGAACAGCTACCACAAGCTCAAAACCCTCATGGCACGGAGGACTTACTTGGAATGGCCGAAGGAGAAGACTAAACATGGACTTTTCTGGGCAAACCTAAGAGCAGTCATTAATGTTAAGTTGATGGAGCAAACAAAAGACATAGATCACACACAGGACTAA